A window of Equus caballus isolate H_3958 breed thoroughbred chromosome 10, TB-T2T, whole genome shotgun sequence contains these coding sequences:
- the RGS9BP gene encoding regulator of G-protein signaling 9-binding protein, whose protein sequence is MAREECKALLDALNKATACYHHLVLTVGSSADSQNLREELQKTRQKAQELAVAARAQLTAALRDRGLGAEERAEFERLWVAFSGCLDLLEADMRRALALGTAFPLHAPRRPLVHTGVTGGAAGIAARALSVRSLRHEAERDFDVNDLRELEREVLQVGEMIHDMEMKVNVPRWTVQARQAAGAELLSGAGASSVGGVSTEGRRRPCDLSKALAAAVFSAVLLVAVALAVCVAKLS, encoded by the coding sequence ATGGCGAGGGAGGAGTGCAAGGCGCTGCTGGACGCGCTCAACAAGGCGACAGCATGCTACCACCACCTGGTGCTGACCGTCGGCAGCTCGGCGGATTCGCAGAACCTGCGGGAGGAGCTGCAGAAGACGCGCCAGAAGGCGCAGGAGCTGGCGGTGGCCGCCCGCGCCCAGCTGACGGCCGCGCTGCGCGACCGGGGCCTGGGCGCCGAGGAGCGCGCCGAGTTCGAGCGCCTTTGGGTGGCCTTCTCCGGCTGCCTGGATCTTCTGGAAGCCGACATGCGGCGTGCGCTGGCGCTGGGCACGGCGTTCCCGCTGCACGCGCCGCGGCGGCCGCTTGTGCACACGGGCGTGACGGGCGGTGCGGCGGGCATAGCGGCGCGCGCCCTGAGCGTCCGCAGCCTGCGGCATGAGGCGGAGCGCGACTTCGACGTGAACGACCTGCGCGAGCTGGAGCGGGAGGTCCTTCAGGTGGGCGAGATGATCCACGACATGGAGATGAAGGTCAACGTACCCCGCTGGACGGTGCAGGCGCGGCAGGCAGCGGGCGCCGAGCTCCTATCCGGCGCCGGCGCCTCTTCGGTGGGCGGCGTCTCCACAGAAGGGCGCAGGAGGCCCTGCGATCTGAGCAAGGCTCTGGCCGCCGCGGTTTTCAGCGCTGTGCTGCTGGTGGCTGTGGCCCTAGCTGTGTGCGTGGCGAAGCTGAGCTGA